Part of the Bdellovibrionales bacterium genome is shown below.
AAAATTTGATGAGTCAATCGATGTTGCTGTTAAGCTGGGCGTTGATCCCAAACAGTCAGATCAGCAAGTTCGGGGAGCGGTATCCCTGCCTCATGGTCTTGGAAAGACTGTTCGAGTGATCGTTTTTGCCAAAGGCGCTAAGGAGCAAGAGGCGAAGGATGCAGGTGCTGACTTTGTCGGAGCAGAGGACTTGGTTGAAAAAATTCAAGGGGGCTGGCTTGAGTTTGATAAATGCTTGGCGACTCCCGATATGATGGCTACGGTTTCCAAGGTTGCCAAGGTTCTGGGGCCAAGAGGTTTGATGCCAAATCCAAAGGTAGGAACGGTAACAATGGCAGTAGGTGCCGCCGTGACTGCTGAGAAAAAGGGAAAGTTGGCATTTAGAGTCGATAAGGCGGGGATTGTTCACGCGTCCATTGGCAGGAAGGCTATGGGAGTTGACAATTTGCGAGAAAATTATGTGGCCTTTATGCAGACTTTATTGAAGTCAAAGCCCGCTTCCAGCAAGGGCAATTATTTGCGTGGAATCACTGTTTCATCTACGATGGGACCAGGGGTTCGCATGGATGTCCCTGAGGCGCAGGCATTGGTATAGAGTTGTTTTGAGTTGAGTTGAGAAAATTATTATAAACCGTTCGCAGTCAGAGACAGTGGGAGCTACGGCTTAATTGGGATATCCCTTTCCTGCCTAGACAAGCGAGTGAAGGTCGATTGAGCATGATTTGCCGGGCCTCTCTTTGTTAACTGATGTGCGGCCTAAACTAATGGAAGGGAGAATAGAACCGTATGATGACCAAAGCCGAAAAGGCGCAGGAAATCTCTCAAATATCTGAGCGGTTCACCAGAGCCAAAGCTGCGTTTCTGATCGATTTCAAGGGAATGTCCGTTGAAAAGGTTACGGATTTACGAAAGCAGCTGTACCCCGTCAAATCTGAGATGAGGGTGGTTCGTAATACGTTGGCACGTAGAGCCCTAATGGATCACCCACAATCGGAGTCTGCATTAAAAGACGAGTTTGTGGGTACCAACGCCATTGTTTTTGCTTACGAGGACGCATCGGCTTCGGCCAAGTTGCTTGCTGAGTTTGCAAAAAAGGTGGAAGAGCTACAGGTCAAGTCAGGTGTTATGGATGGAAAAGCTCTAGACGAGGCCAAAATTAAGTATTTGGCTACCTTGCCATCAAAAGACCAGTTACGTGCACAATTGTTGGGTACGTTACAGGCTCCGATGGCCAAGTTTGTCAGAACTTTGGAGGCTGTGCCTGGTGGATTTGCGCGTGTATTGAGCGCCTATAACGATAAACGAAGTGAATAGAGTTAGTTTTTTATTTCATGAATTGAATGAATTTTTTTGGAGGATAGAATGGCACTGAATAAAGAAGAAGTAGTGGATTTTTTGTCGAATATGCCAGTGATTGAATTGGCTGAGATGATTAAAACTTTAGAGGACAAGTGGGGCGTAAGCGCTGCAGCTCCTGCTGCTGTTGCGGTAGCGGCTGGTCCGGGCGCGGCAGCTGTAGAAGAAAAAACAGAATTTGATGTGATTCTTGCAAATGCAGGCGCCAATAAAATTAATGTGATCAAGGAAGTGCGCGCTCTGACAGGTCTTGGTCTGAAAGAAGCAAAAGACCTAGTTGAGGGAGCTCCAAAGGCAGTTAAGGAAGGCATTTCTAAAGATGAAGCCAATAAAATTAAAGAGGCATTGGTCAAAGCTGGTGCCACGGTTGAAGTGAAGTAGTTAAGTTTTACATGAGATAGTGACAGAGTTCGCCTGAGCTCTGTCACTTTGACGGTGTAGATCTAGGGGCAGAGAGATCGTTTAGTTTTAGTCGAGAAGAAAGAAGGAGAATGAATGGGCAACACGCCAATAACAGCATCTAACGTGCGGATGAGACGTAGTTATGCTAGGACCCAGGGCCTGATTGATATTCCCAATCTAATTGAACTTCAAAAGAAATCCTATGAGGAATTTTTACAGAAGGATGTCGATCCTGATCGACGTGACGTGGCAGGACTTAATGGAGTATTTAAGTCTGTATTTCCCATTTCAGATTTTAACAATACGGCCAGCTTAGAGTTTGTATCCTATACTCTTGAGCCCCCAAAGTACGACGTAGATGAGTGTCGTCAGCGGGGAATGACTTATGCTGCGCCGATAAAGGTGACACTGAGGCTTATCGTTTTTGATGTTGATGAAGAGACCGAAGCGCGCAGTATTCGTGATGTGAAAGAACAAGAGGTTTATCTGGGTGAAATTCCCCTGATGACCGCTAACGGTTCTTTTATTATCAACGGTACGGAGCGGGTTGTTGTCAGTCAGCTTCATCGTTCGCCTGGTGTCTTTTTCGACCATGATGGCGGAAAGAATAGTGCAAACGCAAAATTTATCTATTCAGCCCGTGTTATTCCCTATCGTGGATCTTGGCTTGATTTTGAGTTTGACCAAAAAGATCTCATATACGTTCGCATTGATCGTCGTCGTAAATTTCCTGTGACGGTTTTGCTGAAGGCGTTGGGATACACGACAGAAAATCTTCTCGAGATGTTCTACGATTTGGTGGATGTTCGCAGAGCCAAAGACGGAAAGTACTATAGAGGCTTGGATATTGAGAAGATGGCTGGCCAAAGAGCTCTGTCCGATATCATTGATCCAAAATCAGGTGAGGTTTTGGTCAAGGCGGGACGTCGGATTATTCGTGCGGCTGTAAAAAAAGTTCAGCAGATGAAGATCACTGAGATTGAGATTTCCCGCGAAGATCTGGAAGGTAAGGTCATTGCTAAACCCATTATCGATGAATCAACTGGTGAGATTATTGCTGATGCGAATAATGAAATGTCAGTGGACGTCCTCGATCGGGCTCACGAGGCCGGCATAGCCAATTTTAAGATGATCTTTTTTGATGGTCTTGCTGTTGGTCCATTTTTGCGCAATACCCTTTTGATCGATAAGGTTGTCACTCGAGAAGAGTCATTGCTTGAAATTTATAAACGTCTGCGTCCGGGAGAGCCTCCTACTGGGGAAGCTTCAGAAAACCTATTTAGAAGGCTATTTTTTGATCCTGAGACCTACGACCTTAGCGAAGTTGGGCGATTGAAGATCAATCATCGATTTAGTATTCCTTTTGAAGAGTGTCCGGTAGATCATCGCACACTGACCAAGAAGGACATCCTCAGCGTCGTACAAACTTTAGTTGAGTTAAAAAATGGTCAAGGTCGAATCGATGATATTGATCACCTTGGAAATCGTCGAGTGCGGTCAGTGGGAGAGCTTCTCGAAAATCAATATCGGATAGGCTTAGTTCGGATGGAAAGAGCCATCCGTGAGCGCATGAGTTTGCAGGACGTAGAGTCCATGATGCCTCATGACCTCGTCAATGCCAAACCTGTGAATGCGGTTGTGAAGGAATTTTTTGGTTCCAGTCAGCTTTCGCAATTTATGGATCAAACAAATCCGCTTTCTGAAATCACTCACAAGCGTCGACTATCGGCACTTGGACCGGGCGGTCTGACTAGGGACCGAGCTGGGTTTGAGGTTCGTGACGTTCATCCAACCCATTACGGGCGAATCTGTCCTATTGAAACTCCAGAGGGTCCAAATATTGGATTGATTGCCTCGCTAGCGACCTATGCTAGAATTAACAACTACGGATTTATCGAGACCCCCTATCGGAAAGTTGAAAAGGGAGAGGTTTCAAAAGACATTTCATACATGTCCGCTCTCGAGGAACAAGGTCATTTTGTTGCTCAGGCAGGGGCCTTTGTCGGACCACAGACTGTATTCGGTGAGAATTACACAGTGCGAGTCAATGGTGAGTATGAACTCGTAGAAAAAGACAAAGTCAGTCTGATGGACGTTTCTCCAAGCCAGCTCGTTTCTATTGCAGCCTCTCTTATTCCATTTCTCGAACATGATGATGCCAATCGCGCGCTCATGGGTTCGAACATGCAGAGACAGGCAGTACCGCTCTTGAGGGCACGAGCTCCACTTGTTGGAACAGGGGTCGAGCACTACGTGGCACGAGATTCGGGAACGAGTGTCGTATGTACGAATGATGGTATTGTTGAGGGTGTGGATGCTGGTCGCATTGTGGTTCGTCGCTTTGCTAAAGGCGGAGAACTCGGTGCTAACGTAGATATCTATAATCTGACCAAGTATCAAAGAACCAATCAAAATACTTGTTTCAATCAAAAGCCAATTGTGAATTCCGGTGACCGGGTAAAACGTGGGGATGTCATTGCTGATGGGCCTTCTACTGAGTTAGGTGAATTGGCGCTTGGGCAGAACATCGTTGTCGCGTTTACTCCATGGATGGGCTACAACTTTGAAGATTCTATTTTGATATCGGAAAAACTTCTAAAGGAAGATACTTATACCTCAATTCACATCGAAGAATTCGAGTGCGTGGCTCGAGACACGAAGCTTGGCAAGGAAGAAATCACGCGGGATATCGCCAATGTTGGTGACGAAGCGCTGAAAGACCTTGATACGAGCGGAATTATTCGCATTGGTGCGGAAGTGGGGCCGGGCGATATTCTGGTGGGCAAAGTAACTCCGAAGGGCGAGACTCAGCTTTCACCAGAAGAGAAACTTCTTCGTGCGATTTTTGGAGAGAAGGCAGGAGATGTCCGCGACACCTCTTTGCGTGTTCCTTCAGGCGTGTTTGGAACGGTCATTGATGCGCAGGTTTACAGCCGCGAGGGTGCTGACCGCGATGAGCGTCTTCAGTTAATCATCGAGGACAAGCGTAAGAAGTTGGAAAAGGATTTTGATGTCGAGCAGAATGTGATTCGTTTGAACGCTCTCGATAAATTAAAAAGTCTTTTGGTAGGGAAGAAAACCACGGGAGTTCTGCTCAACGAAGATGGGTCGGTCAAGCTTCTTTCTAAGGGACAGGAAATCACAAACGAAGATCTGGAGACGATTCCATTCGAGTTGTTAGCGTATATTCCCCTAGAGACCGAGATTGAATACCAGTGCACACGCACTGTGGATTCGGCTCGTAATCAACTTGAGGCTATTAAGATGGTCTTTAATGAAAAGATCGATCGTCTCAAGAAGGGTGATGAGCTGCCTCCCGGTGTGATCAAGATGGTTAAAGTTTATATCGCAATTAAACGAAAACTTCAGGTCGGTGATAAATTTGCCGGTCGTCACGGTAATAAGGGTGTTGTCTCTAAGGTTTTGCCTGAAGAAGACATGCCGTTCTTGGCGGATGGAACTCCGGTGGACATGGTTCTTAATCCCCTTGGAGTACCTTCCAGGATGAATATTGGGCAGATCCTTGAAGTGCATTTGGGATGGGCGGCGCATTCTCTTGGGACTCAAATAGGAGAGGCGATCTAGCAATATAACCAAAGCGCTGAGAAGGCTCGTGCGGTTCTAAAGAAGATCTATGAGTTACCTGAGATTACCCGAAAAATTGATGAGGCGGATGAGGCTTCGTTGAAGAAAATGACGAAGAGGCTGACTCGTGGAGTCCACGTGGCTACTCCCGTTTTCGATGGTGCAAAGGAGAAGGATGTTAAGGACTTCTTGGAGAAGGCAAATCTGCCCCTCAATGGTCAGACAGTTTTGTTTGATGGAAGATCTGGAGAGCCTTTTCAAACTCCAGTCACCGTGGGTGTGATGTATATGCTGAAGCTTCACCATCTGGTTGAAGAGAAGATTCATGCTCGATCTATTGGACCCTACTCTTTGGTGTCGCAACAGCCTTTGGGAGGAAAAGCTCAGTTCGGAGGTCAGCGACTTGGGGAGATGGAAGTGTGGGCGATTGAAGCTTATGGAGCCGCCTACTCACTTCAAGAATTTCTAACAGTGAAGTCAGATGACGTTGCGGGCCGGACACGAATGTACGAAAGTATCGTGAAGGGTGAGAACGTTTTGGAACCTGGCCTACCTGAATCTTTCAATGTATTGGTGAAAGAGTTGCAGAGTTTAGCGCTCAATGTTGAGCTCATTGAATCCGACATATTGACTGAAAAACCCCACAATACTGTTGAGCAGTAAGGAAAGGGATTGAACCTTGAAAGACTTATTGAATTTTTTTGACAAACCGAAAGATCCGCTCTCGTTTGATTCTGTTCGTATTTCTTTGGCCTCTCCCGAGATGATTCGGGAATGGTCTCATGGCGAGGTCAAGAAGCCTGAGACGATAAACTATCGGACCTTTAAACCGGAACGGGATGGTCTTTTTTGCGCCAAAATTTTCGGGCCTATAAAGGATTATGAGTGCCTCTGCGGCAAGTACAAGAGAATGAAGTATCGTGGGGTTATCTGTGAAAAGTGTGGGGTAGAAGTCACGCAGAGCAAGGTACGCCGAGAGCGAATGGGCCACATCGAGTTGGCAACGCCAGTTGCGCATATTTGGTTTTTGCGGTCGCTTCCAAGCCGTATCGGAAATCTCTTAGATCTTTCGCTCAAAGAGGTAGAACGAATTCTCTACTGTGAGGCTTATGTCGTTCTTGATCCGCAGGACACAAGTCTCGAAGAGTATCAGATTTTGTCTGAGGAAGCTTATCAGAATGCGTTGAACGAATTCGGTCCCAATTTTAAGGCAGGGATGGGCGGAGAAGCCGTTCGAGAAATGCTTCGTAAGGTCGATTCTGACTATTTGTCGCGGAAACTTCGTTTAGACATGAAGGAAACGAAGTCAGACGCTCAAATCAAGAAGCTGACAAAAAGATTGAAAGTGGTGGAGGCATTTAAGGGGTCTACAAATCATCCCGAATGGATGATGTTGGAGTCACTTCCTGTGATTCCCCCAGACCTGCGCCCCCTTGTGCCCCTGGATGGAGGTCGATTTGCAACGTCTGACCTGAATGATCTCTATCGTCGAGTGATCAATCGAAATAATCGGCTTAAGCGCCTTCAAGAGTTAAATGCGCCTGACATTATTATTCGCAATGAAAAGCGGATGCTTCAGGAATCAGTCGATGCTCTTTTGGATA
Proteins encoded:
- a CDS encoding 50S ribosomal protein L10; this translates as MMTKAEKAQEISQISERFTRAKAAFLIDFKGMSVEKVTDLRKQLYPVKSEMRVVRNTLARRALMDHPQSESALKDEFVGTNAIVFAYEDASASAKLLAEFAKKVEELQVKSGVMDGKALDEAKIKYLATLPSKDQLRAQLLGTLQAPMAKFVRTLEAVPGGFARVLSAYNDKRSE
- the rplL gene encoding 50S ribosomal protein L7/L12 codes for the protein MALNKEEVVDFLSNMPVIELAEMIKTLEDKWGVSAAAPAAVAVAAGPGAAAVEEKTEFDVILANAGANKINVIKEVRALTGLGLKEAKDLVEGAPKAVKEGISKDEANKIKEALVKAGATVEVK
- a CDS encoding 50S ribosomal protein L1, giving the protein MSKRGKIYNESRKKVDPAFRYTMAEAFKLVVDTAKAKFDESIDVAVKLGVDPKQSDQQVRGAVSLPHGLGKTVRVIVFAKGAKEQEAKDAGADFVGAEDLVEKIQGGWLEFDKCLATPDMMATVSKVAKVLGPRGLMPNPKVGTVTMAVGAAVTAEKKGKLAFRVDKAGIVHASIGRKAMGVDNLRENYVAFMQTLLKSKPASSKGNYLRGITVSSTMGPGVRMDVPEAQALV